In a genomic window of Bombina bombina isolate aBomBom1 chromosome 8, aBomBom1.pri, whole genome shotgun sequence:
- the RNF26 gene encoding E3 ubiquitin-protein ligase RNF26 → MQVLLILLNSIRWTLDLLFLVLDLNYWLMSSLLSLLFWTIRFTLGLPGLLSMGLVHCWEGLLGLVARAGDSCCSLALGGLQAAGDLLRGGLVGLDSLKLVWNLLSHVVLRSREMVHRGLINIGTSGQALNRQMWEALGIAGSLAAYLVNSLVNMCLIAVQNVLSLVMALWFSLNDVCFTGLELAAELLSHISSSALAVVILLWTPCQLALDGVTSLSRGLGMILLRNLYEVLLLLFLIWLSRALSRQTAAIHQFRRGAGQLYHMFFVCAYAILNSAIWRIAATRSSQLFRRYRAVWERYWNQRTRIHNPPGRIPGEQNPPLRAPAERNLPMRIPRAQIPPIQVPGVQNPPARVPLAHNPSVRALGAQNHPMRDPGAHNPIPTSSVTERNTVSVDGGETSQDPWKLLKQQEESKKCVICQDETKTVLLLPCRHLCLCEACTQLLLQQPILQRNCPLCRHMILQTLNVYI, encoded by the coding sequence ATGCAGGTCCTCCTCATACTTCTTAACAGCATAAGATGGACATTGGATCTATTGTTCCTGGTCCTAGACCTGAATTACTGGCTAATGTCTTCTCTACTTTCTCTCCTCTTCTGGACTATTCGCTTCACCCTTGGCCTACCTGGACTATTGTCCATGGGACTGGTTCACTGCTGGGAAGGACTGCTTGGACTTGTGGCTCGGGCTGGTGACTCATGCTGCAGCCTTGCATTGGGTGGATTACAGGCAGCAGGTGATTTGTTGCGAGGAGGCCTGGTTGGACTGGACAGTCTGAAACTAGTTTGGAACCTGCTTTCCCATGTAGTGCTGCGGAGCAGAGAGATGGTACATCGAGGGCTAATCAACATTGGTACTTCTGGGCAAGCATTGAACCGCCAAATGTGGGAAGCTCTGGGGATTGCTGGGAGCTTGGCAGCCTACCTGGTGAACAGTCTGGTTAATATGTGTCTCATTGCAGTGCAGAATGTTTTATCCCTGGTAATGGCCCTGTGGTTTTCCTTGAATGACGTGTGCTTCACTGGACTAGAGTTGGCAGCAGAGTTGCTCTCTCACATTTCTAGCAGTGCTTTAGCAGTAGTTATTTTGCTGTGGACACCGTGTCAGCTTGCTCTGGATGGAGTGACATCACTTAGCAGGGGGTTAGGCATGATTTTGTTAAGGAACTTATATGAGGTTCTGCTCCTGCTTTTCCTAATCTGGCTAAGTCGAGCACTAAGCAGACAGACAGCTGCTATACACCAGTTTCGCAGAGGAGCAGGACAACTTTACCACATGTTTTTTGTCTGTGCATATGCAATTTTGAACTCTGCAATCTGGAGAATAGCCGCAACTAGAAGCAGTCAGTTGTTCAGGAGGTACAGGGCAGTGTGGGAAAGGTACTGGAACCAGAGGACAAGAATACATAATCCCCCTGGAAGGATTCCTGGGGAACAGAACCCACCTCTAAGAGCCCCAGCTGAAAGAAATCTGCCTATGAGGATCCCTCGAGCACAAATCCCACCTATACAGGTCCCTGGAGTACAAAACCCACCTGCAAGAGTTCCTTTAGCACACAACCCATCTGTGCGAGCTCTTGGGGCACAAAACCATCCAATGAGGGACCCTGGTGCACACAACCCAATACCAACATCTTCTGTTACTGAGCGTAATACGGTGTCTGTTGATGGTGGTGAGACATCACAAGATCCGTGGAAGCTTCTCAAGCAGCAGGAAGAAAGTAAAAAATGTGTGATTTGTCAAGATGAGACCAAGACTGTCCTATTGCTGCCTTGTCGCCACCTGTGTCTCTGTGAAGCTTGTACCCAACTCCTCCTTCAGCAGCCAATCCTCCAGCGAAACTGCCCCCTGTGCCGCCATATGATACTACAGACATTAAATGTCTATATTTAA